In one window of Posidoniimonas corsicana DNA:
- a CDS encoding lamin tail domain-containing protein, with product MLAAEPIITEFLASNSDGLLDGNGVSSDWIEIYNAGDTTIDLNGWRLTDDAGDLSKWQFPDVVESILDPGEYLVVFASGDGVPDPEGNLHTNFRLSAAGEYVALVDPGFAVASEFGIGGVDYPDQFTDVSYGFEGVSPPTATPGAILYIDADEEPGGNTTGLPGGWAPRGAGAGQDPVNFGNEGGTLQAWGAVGELAVSVPGLNPNLVYDVFAFFWDDSNGWNVEAGLTSGQLTNFVPSSPGVFAVDAFTQQPGSSQLVSGLNVLGQGGDDYSDWVDGNRTLYAAPIGQVSGAASTTVFIDHDQSLPNRTFFDGVGIRPTGALIDATSPASYLIPTDDSLGTSWTANGFDASANGFVSGQSAIGYEQNPVNNDDSFSDSILTAVPAGTTSVYLRTEFEIQDASAVTSLMLSAQYDDGFVAYLNGVQVLSRFAPPNLSHTSTAVTPTGRSDSDSLAYESFSLAGFLSELVDGTNTLAVHALNSSSSSPDFLFSPQLTFSTEAATFDSVRYLPNPTPGSANGVGVAGFVEGVVTFSHQRGFYDAPISVSMESASADADLYFTLDGSVPAPSNPNATLYTGAILVDQTTTLRSAAFREGYEPTTVGTQTYVFLEDVLTADPLGDPQNGVTYPTNWQGGFPGDYTVDSRVVDQWDDNSPVDPNDFGIREGLTSIPTISLVLDHEDLWGVGPNGTGGIYPNATSQGASWRRPGSVEYFDPNTGEQFQYNVGIQMQGAASRDNNRLLKHSFRLVFNSEFDGPGRLNFPLFDNSEFADINTVSLKASFTDSFATRTVTDRYSPLDSTYMRDVWMRDTQIAMGNPSAGSTYVHLYINGLYWGLYWPSERVDDAFLASRLGGEREDWDIVRDFNELFRGERTAYDDMFSLADQISDASPSVANDLFQQIQGRLPSGVDDPNTDALLDVDNFIDYLVSHLYAGVEDWPSHNWYAARNRVDPGDGFKFFTWDQEISLDQLYRDRTNASNNQTPGELFQDLRNSSEFRLRFADRVQKHLFNNGAMTVEANQMRWMQRANQIEAGIIGESARWGDAREGQTITAYSTLGPFGDGHIPTGSQSVPLMTVDHWRESVEYVHDSFFANAGDLLIQRLLNDGLFVSLDAPLFSIDGESQFGDSVAAGSTLTLSGPGTVYYTLDGSDPRSTSGSAVGLPYSGDGITLDTTTVVKARTFAGGEWSPLSEAVFTTNDISIVISEINYSPYEPTASEVASIAGVQSDDFEFLEVLNTSPTDSVNLRDFAIADGVSFTFGNTTLAPGERVVIVEDQLAFETRYGSGLNVIGEWSGGLSGGGETITLLNAVGAELMSVSYGDSDPWPSVSDGAGATLVLAEPTNTPSNQLGKYYAWRGSAEFGGSPGLASAPLAGVVINEVLARTELPQIDAVELYNPTSSSIDIGGWFLSDSDSQFSKHQIALGTTIGAGQYLVLDENDFSFGLKGEGDDLYLVKPTGAGSIEFVDQVAFGATLAGESLGRVPNGSGRLTPLNSNTFGVANTSPRIDAVVISEVNYHPADPNAAATAIHPAITDNDLEFVEIHNAGVAAIDLTGWELRGESDYDIPTATNLLPGENLLLVSFDPNDASNTELTAAFRAHYGLGTEVTILGGFSGNLSNGFARVELQKPEMLGEGGVVHITADEVLYDDLAPWPEAVDGQGQSLQRLGATLYGNDSTSWYAAAPTPGAVSFLPALPGDYDGNGTVEQNDYAVWRASYGSTEVLDADGNNDGIVNAADYTIWRDHLGQTATTQVTSSSTPVTAPASSEASDSQSATSDAQEDRLRPQLAYFSQTQLGAEPQLASRNSQLTVRPRSADPERAASTDLALLLLAIGHSESGIDTTSEWESSPPSDVSEAGLEKPETLPTQKELAFESLASSVRSLP from the coding sequence ATGCTCGCCGCCGAACCCATTATCACAGAGTTCTTAGCCTCGAACTCTGACGGCCTGCTCGATGGCAATGGCGTCTCGTCTGACTGGATTGAAATCTACAATGCTGGCGACACAACGATCGACCTCAATGGTTGGCGCCTAACCGATGACGCCGGCGACCTTTCAAAATGGCAGTTCCCTGACGTTGTCGAGTCGATCTTGGACCCGGGCGAGTATTTGGTCGTCTTCGCCTCGGGTGATGGGGTTCCCGATCCAGAAGGAAATTTGCATACGAATTTCCGTTTGTCGGCTGCGGGCGAGTACGTTGCCTTGGTCGATCCAGGCTTTGCAGTTGCCAGTGAGTTTGGAATTGGGGGCGTCGACTATCCCGATCAGTTCACCGATGTCTCGTACGGGTTTGAAGGGGTCTCTCCCCCAACAGCGACGCCTGGCGCGATTCTCTATATAGACGCAGATGAAGAGCCTGGTGGAAACACGACTGGACTGCCGGGCGGCTGGGCGCCGCGCGGGGCTGGCGCCGGCCAAGACCCCGTCAACTTTGGGAACGAAGGGGGGACGCTGCAGGCGTGGGGCGCCGTGGGTGAGCTAGCGGTAAGCGTGCCTGGGCTCAACCCCAACCTCGTCTATGACGTCTTCGCTTTTTTTTGGGATGACAGCAATGGCTGGAACGTGGAGGCAGGCCTGACAAGCGGGCAGCTGACGAACTTCGTCCCCAGCAGCCCCGGCGTCTTCGCCGTCGACGCGTTCACTCAGCAGCCAGGCAGCAGCCAACTAGTCTCGGGGCTCAATGTGCTGGGCCAGGGCGGTGACGACTATAGCGACTGGGTCGACGGAAACCGGACGCTCTACGCCGCACCAATTGGCCAAGTGAGCGGCGCGGCGTCCACCACAGTATTTATCGACCATGATCAATCGCTTCCCAATCGAACTTTCTTTGATGGCGTGGGCATCCGTCCGACTGGCGCGCTAATCGACGCCACAAGCCCGGCTAGCTACCTGATTCCTACCGACGACAGCCTGGGCACGAGTTGGACCGCCAATGGGTTTGACGCGTCCGCCAACGGGTTCGTCTCGGGCCAGTCAGCTATCGGCTACGAACAGAACCCGGTGAACAACGATGATAGTTTCTCCGACAGCATTCTTACGGCGGTTCCCGCTGGAACGACGAGCGTCTACCTGAGGACAGAGTTCGAGATTCAGGACGCCTCAGCGGTGACCAGCCTGATGCTTAGTGCTCAGTACGACGATGGCTTCGTAGCGTACCTCAACGGCGTGCAGGTCCTGTCGAGGTTTGCCCCCCCAAATTTGTCTCACACCAGCACTGCGGTTACTCCCACGGGCCGGTCGGATAGCGACTCCCTGGCGTACGAGTCATTCTCTCTGGCAGGGTTCTTGAGTGAGCTTGTTGACGGAACGAATACTTTGGCAGTCCACGCGCTCAATTCGAGCTCTTCCAGCCCCGACTTTCTCTTCTCGCCCCAACTTACGTTTTCCACCGAAGCAGCGACGTTCGACAGCGTCCGCTATCTGCCGAATCCAACGCCAGGGTCCGCCAATGGCGTGGGTGTCGCGGGGTTTGTCGAAGGCGTCGTGACGTTCAGTCATCAACGTGGCTTCTACGACGCCCCGATCAGCGTATCAATGGAGTCGGCTTCCGCAGACGCCGATCTGTATTTCACCCTCGACGGCAGCGTCCCAGCGCCGTCTAATCCCAACGCTACACTCTACACTGGTGCGATTCTCGTGGACCAGACCACGACGCTCCGCTCAGCGGCATTTAGGGAGGGATATGAACCTACTACAGTAGGCACGCAAACCTACGTGTTCTTGGAAGACGTTCTCACGGCCGACCCCCTTGGGGATCCTCAGAACGGCGTGACCTACCCAACCAATTGGCAGGGCGGCTTTCCGGGCGACTACACCGTGGATAGCCGCGTTGTGGACCAGTGGGACGATAACAGCCCGGTCGATCCAAACGACTTCGGCATCCGTGAGGGGCTGACGTCGATTCCAACGATATCGTTGGTGCTCGACCACGAAGACCTGTGGGGAGTCGGCCCTAATGGCACGGGCGGGATCTACCCCAACGCAACCTCGCAAGGCGCCTCGTGGCGTCGCCCCGGCTCGGTCGAGTACTTCGATCCCAACACAGGCGAGCAATTTCAGTACAACGTCGGCATCCAAATGCAGGGCGCCGCGAGCCGCGACAACAACCGGCTGTTAAAACACTCGTTTCGTTTAGTATTCAACAGCGAATTCGACGGCCCCGGACGGCTCAATTTCCCGCTGTTCGACAACTCTGAGTTCGCCGACATCAACACCGTCAGCCTGAAGGCGTCCTTCACCGACTCCTTCGCCACTCGAACGGTCACCGACCGGTACTCGCCGCTTGATTCGACCTACATGCGCGACGTCTGGATGCGCGACACGCAAATCGCGATGGGCAACCCATCTGCCGGCAGCACTTACGTCCACTTGTATATCAATGGCTTGTACTGGGGGCTCTACTGGCCGTCAGAGCGAGTTGACGACGCGTTCCTTGCCTCTCGGCTAGGTGGAGAAAGAGAAGACTGGGACATCGTTAGAGATTTTAATGAGCTGTTTCGGGGAGAACGGACCGCCTACGACGACATGTTCTCGCTTGCTGATCAGATAAGCGACGCATCGCCGAGCGTGGCGAACGATCTGTTTCAGCAGATTCAAGGCAGGCTGCCCAGCGGCGTCGACGACCCAAACACTGATGCGTTGTTGGATGTCGACAACTTTATCGACTACTTGGTATCTCATCTGTACGCCGGTGTTGAAGACTGGCCCAGCCACAACTGGTACGCCGCCCGCAACCGCGTCGACCCCGGCGACGGATTCAAGTTCTTCACTTGGGACCAAGAGATATCTCTGGACCAGCTCTACCGAGACCGCACAAACGCTAGCAATAACCAAACCCCCGGCGAGCTCTTTCAAGATCTTAGAAACAGCTCTGAGTTCCGTTTGCGGTTCGCGGACCGGGTGCAGAAGCACCTATTCAACAACGGTGCTATGACGGTTGAAGCAAACCAGATGCGTTGGATGCAGCGGGCGAACCAGATCGAAGCGGGCATTATCGGTGAGTCAGCGCGCTGGGGCGACGCCAGGGAAGGTCAGACCATCACTGCCTACTCCACACTGGGACCTTTCGGCGATGGGCATATCCCCACCGGCAGCCAGAGCGTGCCGTTGATGACCGTTGACCACTGGCGAGAGTCTGTTGAGTACGTCCACGACTCGTTCTTTGCAAACGCCGGCGACCTCTTGATTCAGCGACTGCTAAACGATGGGTTGTTTGTCTCGCTGGACGCACCGCTGTTTTCTATCGACGGGGAATCGCAGTTTGGCGACTCGGTCGCCGCCGGAAGCACGCTCACGCTGTCGGGCCCGGGCACGGTTTACTACACACTCGACGGGTCCGATCCTCGCAGCACATCGGGATCGGCTGTTGGCCTGCCATACTCGGGCGATGGCATCACGCTCGATACGACGACAGTCGTCAAAGCGCGGACCTTCGCCGGGGGCGAGTGGAGCCCGCTGTCCGAGGCAGTCTTCACAACCAACGACATTTCCATCGTCATTTCAGAAATCAACTACTCCCCGTATGAACCGACCGCCTCCGAGGTGGCGTCGATCGCCGGCGTCCAGAGCGACGACTTTGAATTCCTCGAGGTGTTGAACACGTCGCCTACGGATTCTGTCAATTTGAGAGATTTTGCGATCGCCGACGGTGTTTCATTCACTTTCGGCAACACGACCTTGGCGCCGGGTGAAAGGGTGGTCATCGTAGAAGATCAACTAGCATTCGAGACGCGATACGGTTCGGGCCTGAACGTTATCGGCGAGTGGAGCGGCGGTCTCAGCGGCGGCGGGGAGACAATCACGCTTCTCAATGCAGTGGGCGCCGAGCTCATGTCGGTCTCCTACGGGGATTCAGATCCATGGCCAAGCGTCTCCGATGGCGCCGGGGCAACCCTCGTGCTTGCTGAGCCTACAAACACCCCCTCCAATCAACTAGGCAAATATTACGCTTGGCGAGGCAGCGCCGAATTCGGCGGGTCTCCTGGGCTTGCGAGCGCGCCCTTAGCTGGCGTGGTCATCAACGAGGTGCTCGCCCGTACTGAACTGCCCCAGATAGACGCCGTCGAACTCTACAACCCGACGTCGAGCAGCATCGACATCGGGGGCTGGTTCCTGAGCGACTCCGACAGTCAGTTCTCAAAGCACCAAATTGCCCTGGGGACGACCATTGGCGCCGGACAGTACCTGGTCCTCGACGAAAACGATTTCTCGTTCGGCCTCAAGGGCGAAGGAGACGACCTCTACCTCGTCAAACCCACTGGCGCCGGTTCGATCGAGTTTGTGGACCAGGTCGCATTCGGAGCCACCCTGGCGGGCGAATCGTTAGGCCGCGTACCTAATGGCAGCGGCCGGCTTACCCCATTGAATAGCAACACGTTCGGGGTCGCCAACACCAGCCCGCGCATCGACGCAGTCGTGATCAGCGAGGTCAACTACCACCCTGCCGATCCAAACGCGGCCGCAACAGCAATCCATCCCGCTATCACAGACAACGACTTGGAGTTTGTCGAGATCCACAACGCAGGTGTCGCTGCTATCGACCTGACCGGCTGGGAGTTAAGGGGAGAGAGCGACTACGACATCCCAACAGCGACAAACCTCTTGCCCGGAGAGAATTTGTTGCTTGTTTCCTTTGACCCCAATGACGCCTCAAACACAGAACTAACTGCTGCATTCCGCGCCCACTATGGCTTGGGTACGGAGGTTACAATCCTTGGCGGCTTCTCCGGCAACCTGAGCAATGGCTTCGCAAGGGTTGAGTTGCAGAAGCCTGAAATGCTCGGCGAAGGAGGCGTCGTCCACATCACAGCCGACGAGGTTCTGTACGATGACTTGGCGCCTTGGCCGGAAGCGGTCGATGGCCAGGGACAAAGTCTTCAACGTTTGGGCGCTACTCTCTACGGCAACGACTCGACAAGTTGGTACGCCGCGGCGCCCACACCAGGCGCGGTGAGCTTCCTCCCCGCACTGCCCGGAGATTATGACGGTAATGGGACTGTCGAACAGAACGACTACGCCGTCTGGCGCGCCTCCTACGGCAGCACCGAGGTGCTTGACGCCGATGGCAACAACGACGGCATTGTCAACGCCGCCGACTACACAATCTGGCGGGACCATCTTGGCCAAACCGCAACAACACAGGTAACCTCCTCGAGCACGCCAGTAACGGCGCCTGCTTCAAGCGAGGCGTCAGATTCGCAGTCCGCAACCTCAGATGCGCAAGAGGATCGCTTGAGACCACAGCTCGCCTACTTCTCCCAAACCCAGCTCGGCGCCGAGCCGCAACTAGCTAGCAGGAACTCGCAACTCACCGTCCGACCACGTTCGGCAGACCCAGAACGTGCTGCGTCGACCGACCTTGCGCTTCTCCTGCTTGCTATCGGCCATAGCGAGTCAGGCATAGACACAACGAGCGAGTGGGAATCTTCCCCGCCCTCGGATGTCTCTGAGGCAGGACTCGAAAAACCTGAAACGCTCCCTACTCAGAAGGAACTTGCCTTCGAGTCGCTGGCTAGCAGCGTGAGAAGTTTGCCCTGA
- a CDS encoding helix-turn-helix domain-containing protein, with the protein MKYFDRTRSDFSPYGFTCEQWQPARMPRPDRHNEIEINLLQSGSLSYLLGGHRIDIGAERLSVFWAAIPHQIVAFEDTTPYYVVTLPLSDFLLAGLDTDFVSRVLHGELIIDPAKDKTDAFRLQQWEQDLRNDDAVGEQAARLEVRARLLRVARKTLGRSRLASPSPLLSRADQLACYIARNYQQPLTSSSIASANGLHPNYAMNLFRRTFGTTILQFVTEHRISHAQRLLATADDAVLTIAMDAGFQSLSRFNEAFKAACGCSPREYRKAHRAAMTKDP; encoded by the coding sequence ATGAAGTATTTTGATCGGACGCGTTCAGATTTCTCTCCCTATGGCTTTACTTGCGAGCAGTGGCAGCCAGCCCGGATGCCGCGGCCCGATCGTCACAACGAAATTGAAATCAATCTGCTCCAATCAGGCTCGCTTTCCTATTTGCTAGGAGGTCATCGGATAGATATTGGGGCTGAACGGCTCTCCGTCTTTTGGGCTGCAATTCCACATCAAATTGTGGCATTTGAAGACACTACGCCCTACTACGTCGTGACTCTACCCCTGAGTGACTTTTTACTTGCGGGTCTAGACACTGATTTCGTAAGCCGAGTCCTGCACGGCGAATTGATCATCGATCCCGCCAAGGATAAAACGGACGCGTTCAGGCTTCAGCAGTGGGAGCAAGACCTTAGAAATGACGACGCTGTAGGGGAACAAGCAGCCAGACTGGAAGTGCGCGCCCGTCTACTCCGTGTTGCTCGGAAAACCCTCGGCCGATCTCGACTCGCCAGCCCGTCGCCGCTGCTGTCGCGAGCGGACCAATTGGCTTGTTATATTGCGCGCAATTACCAGCAACCGCTCACCTCTAGTTCGATCGCTTCAGCAAATGGTCTGCACCCAAACTACGCAATGAACCTTTTCCGGCGGACGTTTGGAACGACGATATTGCAATTTGTCACCGAGCATCGCATCTCTCACGCTCAAAGGTTGCTCGCCACGGCAGACGATGCGGTCCTCACGATCGCTATGGACGCTGGTTTTCAGAGTCTGAGTCGATTCAATGAAGCATTCAAGGCAGCGTGCGGATGCTCGCCTCGTGAGTATCGCAAAGCACACCGCGCCGCGATGACAAAGGACCCCTAG
- a CDS encoding pentapeptide repeat-containing protein, which produces MTRMNVVQADLSGGNFDGVNLSDSTFDNTAMQSLSIRQGSLVRTWLRDADLTGSDFTGADLTDAHLFNAKLTDARFDDAIIWGAMLRNNTGNGINQQQFDSTASYQSGELGPVSLSGEMHSWDFRGKNLNGAHFADGSELQGALWAGADLTDASFGGVSGLVGVDFRGTRLSGAGFSRTDLSGTDFRDADLSRVGFNRVNLNGALLDGATASSVDGHKASIEFVRSDLTNAILANADLRSAHFSETVVTGADFSGADLRHAELIDAQQYGFTAAMLQSTGSYQSKDLTGISLAEWSLPGVDFTDFALTDSDWRYTDMTGAVFVGADLARADFGAAILAHTDFSGANLSHAVIRSNSLSTANLSDANIARATIVSFSLGRLTAAQLESTRSLQEKNLEHVRLEHADLTGVDLSGVSLVGAAFINCALEGADFTDADIRGATLQFDSGGMSNTQITSTRSFMEKDLSNTGIPYADLSGLDLSGFNLAGANLYSSVMLFADLTGADLTGADLSWSYLQEVRFDDSVLTGANLSTTTYFGFSRTDLYDSKSYQEGDLRDIDLSGNNLNNWDFTEQNLTGANLSGSSATGVVLDRADLRQATLTGDISMSDYRYAISPTGKIAVLALDAGQTLTVRNDPRFRLDEHVGSGVVAVFETDFNAGGTLRLVVDEDPWRSTLRFQTDDQTIALSGALSLDFDPDASPDNLVGRAFQFFEWPASPSGSFDIITGEGHVWDLSRLYTTGEATLVSVDGQTLTLAGDFNLDGRVDAADYTVWRDNVGRPVGTLLNDTATEGLIGDEQYALWAANYGSVLAAAHTAPEPAAALLLFTAVGVHGRFRRSRWR; this is translated from the coding sequence ATGACCCGCATGAACGTCGTCCAGGCGGACCTCTCGGGCGGGAACTTTGATGGCGTCAATCTGTCTGACTCTACCTTCGACAACACCGCTATGCAGAGCTTGTCGATCCGGCAGGGCTCACTTGTTCGGACCTGGCTGCGTGACGCAGACCTGACCGGCAGCGACTTCACGGGCGCCGATCTAACGGACGCGCACCTGTTCAATGCAAAGCTAACAGACGCCCGGTTTGACGACGCCATAATCTGGGGCGCGATGCTCCGAAACAACACGGGCAATGGGATCAACCAACAGCAGTTCGACTCCACCGCCAGCTACCAGAGCGGCGAGTTGGGACCGGTCTCACTCTCGGGCGAAATGCATTCCTGGGACTTCCGCGGCAAGAACCTTAACGGGGCCCACTTCGCCGACGGCAGTGAGCTGCAGGGGGCGCTGTGGGCCGGCGCCGATCTCACGGACGCATCCTTCGGCGGCGTCTCTGGCCTAGTGGGCGTTGACTTCCGTGGAACTCGGCTAAGCGGAGCGGGATTTAGCCGGACCGACCTGTCCGGGACAGACTTCCGTGACGCTGACCTTTCCCGCGTCGGCTTCAACCGAGTCAACCTAAATGGCGCACTTTTGGACGGGGCCACCGCGTCGAGCGTGGATGGGCACAAGGCATCCATCGAGTTCGTACGCTCCGACTTGACCAACGCGATCCTTGCCAACGCCGACCTGCGATCTGCTCACTTCTCAGAAACCGTTGTGACCGGAGCCGACTTCTCCGGCGCCGACCTCCGCCACGCGGAGCTGATCGACGCCCAGCAGTACGGGTTCACTGCCGCCATGCTGCAGTCAACGGGAAGCTACCAGTCGAAAGATCTGACCGGCATCTCTCTCGCCGAGTGGTCGCTGCCAGGCGTCGATTTCACTGACTTCGCGCTAACCGACTCCGACTGGCGGTACACCGACATGACTGGGGCGGTGTTCGTTGGCGCCGACCTGGCACGCGCCGACTTCGGCGCCGCGATCCTGGCTCACACGGACTTCTCCGGCGCTAACCTGAGTCACGCGGTCATCCGAAGCAACTCACTCAGTACGGCTAATCTTAGCGACGCCAACATCGCCCGCGCTACTATTGTGTCATTCAGCCTAGGCCGGCTGACAGCGGCGCAGCTTGAATCGACCCGCAGCCTACAGGAAAAGAACCTGGAGCACGTCCGACTGGAGCATGCCGACCTGACCGGAGTTGATCTGTCCGGCGTCTCCCTCGTCGGCGCGGCGTTTATCAACTGCGCACTGGAAGGGGCCGACTTCACCGACGCCGACATCCGCGGCGCGACCCTGCAGTTCGATAGCGGCGGGATGTCGAACACACAGATAACGTCTACCCGATCGTTTATGGAGAAGGACCTCTCCAACACTGGTATCCCCTACGCCGACCTTAGCGGCCTCGATCTGAGTGGCTTCAACCTGGCAGGCGCCAACCTGTACTCGTCCGTCATGCTCTTCGCCGACCTCACAGGAGCTGACCTTACCGGGGCAGATCTGAGCTGGTCCTACTTGCAAGAAGTCCGTTTCGACGACTCGGTGCTCACCGGCGCCAACCTGTCAACCACGACCTACTTTGGGTTCAGCAGAACCGACCTGTATGATTCGAAGAGCTACCAGGAAGGCGATCTTCGCGACATTGACCTCAGTGGCAACAACTTGAACAACTGGGATTTCACCGAGCAGAACCTGACCGGCGCCAACCTGAGCGGATCCAGTGCAACCGGCGTCGTCCTCGATCGCGCCGATCTACGCCAGGCGACTCTAACCGGCGACATCTCCATGAGTGATTACCGCTACGCCATCTCGCCGACGGGGAAGATCGCCGTGCTCGCCCTTGATGCGGGTCAAACCCTGACGGTCCGCAACGACCCTCGGTTTCGTCTAGACGAGCACGTGGGCAGTGGCGTCGTAGCTGTGTTCGAGACCGACTTCAATGCCGGAGGGACGCTTCGGCTAGTCGTTGACGAAGATCCTTGGCGCTCCACCCTGCGCTTCCAGACCGACGACCAGACAATCGCGCTCAGCGGCGCCCTGTCCCTCGACTTCGACCCCGACGCCAGCCCGGACAATCTAGTGGGGCGAGCGTTCCAGTTCTTCGAGTGGCCCGCCTCACCCAGCGGTTCTTTCGACATCATCACCGGTGAGGGGCACGTCTGGGACCTCTCCCGGCTGTACACCACCGGCGAGGCGACGCTCGTTTCGGTCGATGGGCAGACGCTCACCCTGGCGGGCGACTTCAACCTCGACGGGCGGGTCGACGCGGCGGACTACACCGTCTGGCGGGACAACGTTGGGAGGCCGGTCGGCACGCTGCTCAACGACACCGCCACCGAGGGCCTCATCGGCGACGAACAGTACGCGCTGTGGGCCGCCAACTACGGCAGTGTCCTCGCCGCCGCCCACACGGCGCCCGAGCCCGCCGCGGCGCTGCTGCTATTCACCGCGGTCGGTGTGCACGGCCGCTTCCGGCGGTCGCGTTGGCGCTGA
- a CDS encoding pentapeptide repeat-containing protein, translating to MRPLCLLLCAALVASPAAADIYEWEEVNPSDPSKGKRASSTLTPDGAGVVLNSVTSITGMDLTKAYLPGAMLLGYDLSGTVLTGGYLENASLRNATSTSRLWASSADFSGADLTQASLPYAFLGRAELDAANLSNANLVGATFEYASLRDANLTGSDLTGAKLSEARLAGANLTDASITNAELRRTDLSAAQLYSTASYKSGYLGALYITADFSGWDFTGQVMRDAEMIGQSFENTVFDGADLQGATISAPSSLTVEMSFRGAILSDSRLNLNNWRSVDFTNANLAGARVVLGSDRAVLTGANVARGDADRSDGKDLHAQRPRDDRQLPVRRHDPHERRPGGPLGREL from the coding sequence ATGCGACCCCTCTGCCTGCTGCTCTGCGCTGCGCTCGTTGCCTCCCCCGCCGCCGCGGACATTTACGAGTGGGAAGAAGTCAACCCATCGGACCCCAGCAAGGGGAAGCGTGCGAGCTCAACGCTCACGCCGGATGGGGCCGGGGTCGTACTGAACTCGGTGACCAGCATCACCGGCATGGACCTCACCAAGGCGTACTTGCCCGGCGCGATGCTACTTGGATACGACTTGAGCGGGACCGTGTTGACTGGCGGCTACCTGGAGAACGCCAGCCTGCGAAACGCGACATCAACGTCCCGCCTTTGGGCGTCAAGCGCCGACTTCTCCGGCGCCGACCTCACACAAGCCTCATTGCCTTACGCCTTCCTGGGGCGGGCCGAACTTGACGCCGCCAATCTCAGCAACGCGAATCTGGTGGGCGCGACGTTCGAGTATGCAAGCCTACGCGACGCCAACCTCACCGGCTCGGACCTTACTGGGGCTAAGCTCTCCGAAGCGAGACTTGCCGGGGCCAACCTCACCGATGCGTCGATCACCAACGCCGAGCTCCGGCGGACCGACCTTAGCGCCGCCCAGCTCTACTCAACCGCGAGCTACAAGAGCGGCTACTTGGGCGCGCTGTACATTACCGCCGACTTTAGCGGGTGGGACTTCACCGGTCAGGTAATGCGCGACGCAGAGATGATCGGCCAGTCGTTCGAGAACACGGTGTTCGACGGCGCCGACCTGCAAGGCGCGACGATAAGCGCACCCTCTTCACTGACCGTCGAGATGTCGTTCCGTGGGGCAATCCTGTCGGATTCTCGCTTGAACCTCAACAACTGGCGTTCCGTCGACTTTACGAACGCTAACCTAGCAGGCGCCCGAGTGGTCCTGGGATCAGACAGAGCGGTGCTCACCGGCGCCAATGTCGCCCGGGGCGACGCTGATCGATCGGACGGGAAAGACCTTCACGCCCAACGCCCTCGCGACGACCGCCAGCTACCAGTCCGGCGACATGACCCGCATGAACGTCGTCCAGGCGGACCTCTCGGGCGGGAACTTTGA